A part of Prolixibacteraceae bacterium genomic DNA contains:
- a CDS encoding tail fiber protein: MKRIYILFFFLLQFPLLFGQSVGIGGSDFTPDPSAALEIQSNNKGLLIPRMLEGERSVIISPSTGLLVYQTNGQAGFYYFNGSAWELLGTNVNDKDFDPTNEIQVLSISDDIITLSNGGGYVELPSGTLGAQTLTLDGTTLTISSGNSVDLSPLKDNLGNHEATKNIVLFSHYISGDGDDEGISISSNGDVLFSNIVTILGDIVLPDGSIDRSEIANHAVDNSKLSDGSVSESNLQDNTVGNSKIVDLSVTTSKIANSAVDNSKLADGSVGITKLLDNSVSESKILDGAVSSSKLSIGSVTTSKLAEGSVTETKLSDASISTQKLMNLSVSHDKLGESSVATSNLRDNSVNSLKLLDGSVTEPKLADGSVSQSKIQNLSVQTGHLSDNVVTEVKISIGSVTEDKLKDGAVTSLKLSDGSVTTQKIGFQQVTSDRLSSMNASMDEYLKWDGSVWVPSSIGGVLNYSGTWSASSNIPSIVDGSGSKGDFYIASTVGTQDFGSGSISFSPGDWVLYDGLKWERVNNSSEVNSVFGRKGEVTPQVGDYTWAQIDKTTSFLSDLSDVSSSNPDAGYILLGDGTHWTSSSVHGDVVMDSNGKTTIMAKHITYNKLQDASGVDGTILLWNGSSWQETDIESLLRDDLQDLQLSSSNILGLTKSGVAVDLSKYYDNTDDQVLSFDGNVLGIEGGNSVDLTPIKDNLGNHVATEQISLGTHKIGFASDNKGLGFDSNGSATFTGFVTAPKLIASDVTFGNGTINTAEIEDEGITSSKLSSASVTSDKLASNAVTTTKIVDGSVVSSKLFDGSVTSSKIGDGQITSVKLSSMNANTDDYLKWDGSVWVPSGFGGVLNYQGTWSAQSNVPSVSDANGSEGDFYVVSTEGAQDFGSGPQDFSAGDWILYDGSKWDRVNNSNEVNTVFGRKGVITAQLGDYTWSQIDKTTSFLSDLSEVLISTPNAGHVLLGNGSQWVSSPLQGDVLIDENGNTTIDNQRITYNKLQGASGTTGTILMWSGVSWEEVNLSTLVADEIQDPTLSSANLLGLTKTSVTVDLSRYLDNTDSQDLSLTDNSLSLTNDITSVDLSKYLDDTDNQNLELNGTVLSIEDGNSIDFFNLAQSVVQDLSITGNVLSLTQDDSTVDLGKYLDNTDAQTLSLNSSNELKISNTSSLVDLSKYLDNTDNQDLALTGNILSISGGTNTVDLSTIVTGDNQDLTLSGDELSLTNDPSPISLSPYRQSLSLNGSVVEISEGTGVDISSLLDLSLSGNSLGISGSSTTVDLSPLRDNLGDHQATEKLKLGSNKIGYGVEDKGLSFDSNGNAVFTGVVTVPELVATDVNLGTGTVGTSELANGSVTPEKINTLLSGELIIGTSSGNATVSIGGDATLNSNGDLTIKDNVITSQKISDGSVVSSDIADLSIQTIDISDGAISEGKLKDGSVTSGKLMNGAVTTLKLADGSVDGTKLSSMSANTDEVLQWNGSRWDPAPITGTLDYQGVWDPSTNTPTLSSGDTGISGKYYVSSQNGTVNLGSGNVDFNSGDVVLGTTSGWRKISNTNNVISVFGRTGVITAESGDYTWNQIDKSVSNLDDISDVSSSDRTGGNILISNGSSWVSKSLSGAVSVTSSGVVSLSSGSVLNSHLGSGSVDADKVLDHSLTYTKLQNATGVSRTVLVWNGSRWEEEFIENIEGDADPQNELQNLNLTGNDLSLSLNGSTINLGKYLDNTDQQSLSLVGTQLSISNGNNVDLSGFASTDSQELGLTGNTLTLTRSATSADLSKYAQTLTFSSSTNSLNISNGNSVDLSVYLDNTDNQDLSLVGNTLSLTSDATTVDLSGYLDNTDEQRLSISGHDLSITGGNTIDLSSSDSQDLSLSTDVLSLSNDATPVDLSPYRQSLSLTSSSLAISGGNSIDISSINTDAQTLSFSGSSLSILNGNSVDLSGLKDNLGSHEATQNIDLGSHWLSHDGTDKGLSIGTLGDITINKKLTVDELLTANSDVSVSGDLSVGTGSSESSAVLNISSSSKGILIPRMTGTQRDVIAGPATGLMIYNTSTNMYNFYNGVSWQEIGGDDNLGDHTATQNIALNGNVLSNDGDSEGLSVDNSGHVTFSGNTTHGGSVLLGSGSVDPSAIFEIKSTTKGALLPRMTTTEREAIGSPAKGLLVFDTTINSLFTYNGTKWVSAEASANTWNVAGNTTVDETTDFIGSVNAADVVIKSQNAEVVRVTKDSRVGIGTVGSSVETSAKLEVKSTNQGFLPPRMTTAQRTSIVNPAIGLVVFDTNKGNLFMYTGIWTEIGVPIGSIQPFMGTVIPDGWMLCDGSPFSATTYPQLQSVLGSTNLPDLRGVFLRGLDNGKGYDSGRAINTYQSDTNKSHTHSGSANSAGNHNHSGTTDSGGNHRHAMGNSYTQSGGGYPHEAGNTRNENTYTDYAGAHTHSFSTNYNGSHTHSLSINSSGGNEARPKNVSVNYIIRVK; this comes from the coding sequence ATGAAACGTATCTATATCCTTTTTTTCTTTTTGTTACAGTTTCCATTGTTATTTGGTCAGAGTGTCGGAATTGGTGGAAGTGATTTTACTCCCGATCCAAGTGCTGCGTTAGAGATTCAATCTAATAACAAAGGTTTATTAATACCACGAATGTTAGAGGGAGAGAGAAGTGTCATTATTTCTCCTTCAACAGGGCTTTTAGTTTATCAAACTAATGGTCAGGCTGGTTTCTACTATTTTAATGGATCTGCATGGGAGTTGTTGGGAACAAATGTTAATGACAAAGATTTTGATCCTACCAATGAGATCCAAGTTCTAAGTATTTCAGATGATATTATTACGTTATCAAATGGAGGGGGTTATGTCGAGTTACCATCTGGAACACTCGGTGCACAAACGCTGACTTTAGATGGAACAACTTTAACGATCTCCTCAGGAAATAGCGTGGATTTGTCTCCATTAAAAGATAACTTAGGTAATCATGAAGCCACAAAGAATATTGTTTTATTTTCCCATTATATTAGTGGGGATGGAGATGATGAAGGAATAAGTATTAGTAGTAATGGCGATGTTCTATTTAGTAATATTGTAACGATCTTGGGTGATATTGTATTACCAGATGGAAGTATTGATAGATCTGAAATAGCTAATCATGCTGTGGATAATAGTAAATTATCCGATGGTTCTGTATCCGAATCAAATCTTCAAGATAACACTGTAGGTAATTCTAAAATAGTTGATTTATCCGTTACAACATCTAAGATCGCTAATAGTGCTGTGGATAATAGTAAATTAGCTGATGGTTCTGTTGGAATAACGAAGTTGTTAGATAATTCCGTTTCGGAATCTAAAATATTAGATGGAGCCGTTTCAAGTTCAAAGCTTTCGATCGGATCAGTGACAACATCAAAGCTAGCAGAAGGTTCGGTAACGGAGACCAAATTATCAGATGCCTCTATCTCGACGCAAAAGCTAATGAATCTATCTGTTAGTCATGATAAATTGGGTGAGAGTTCTGTTGCCACTTCAAATTTACGAGATAATTCTGTGAATTCATTAAAACTGCTAGATGGTTCAGTAACAGAGCCAAAGTTGGCTGATGGATCTGTTAGTCAGAGTAAGATTCAAAATTTATCTGTTCAAACAGGTCATCTTTCTGATAATGTAGTAACAGAGGTTAAGATTAGTATTGGTTCGGTGACAGAAGATAAGCTCAAAGATGGCGCAGTTACGTCATTAAAGTTGTCAGATGGTTCTGTGACTACACAAAAGATTGGTTTCCAGCAAGTCACTTCGGATCGACTTTCCAGTATGAATGCAAGCATGGATGAATATTTGAAGTGGGATGGATCCGTTTGGGTTCCTAGTAGTATTGGAGGAGTGCTGAACTATAGTGGAACATGGAGTGCATCGTCGAATATACCATCGATTGTCGATGGTAGTGGATCCAAAGGTGATTTTTATATTGCTTCTACTGTTGGCACACAGGATTTTGGTTCAGGTTCGATCAGTTTTTCTCCAGGAGACTGGGTTTTGTATGATGGTTTAAAATGGGAACGAGTAAATAATTCAAGTGAAGTGAACTCTGTTTTTGGACGCAAAGGAGAGGTCACACCCCAAGTAGGCGATTATACCTGGGCTCAGATTGATAAGACGACATCATTTTTGAGTGATTTGAGTGATGTAAGCAGTTCTAATCCCGATGCAGGTTATATTTTACTTGGGGATGGAACACATTGGACTAGTAGTAGTGTTCATGGTGATGTTGTGATGGATTCCAATGGGAAAACGACAATAATGGCCAAGCATATTACCTATAATAAACTACAAGATGCTTCAGGTGTTGATGGTACTATTTTGTTGTGGAATGGAAGTTCATGGCAGGAGACTGATATTGAGAGTTTATTGCGTGATGATTTACAAGATTTACAGCTTAGCTCATCAAATATTTTAGGTTTAACAAAGAGTGGTGTTGCCGTTGACTTGAGTAAGTATTACGATAATACTGATGATCAGGTTTTGAGTTTTGATGGTAATGTTTTGGGTATTGAAGGAGGTAACAGTGTTGATTTGACACCGATAAAAGATAATCTAGGGAATCATGTTGCCACAGAGCAGATTTCTTTAGGAACCCATAAAATTGGTTTTGCCTCAGATAATAAAGGTTTGGGATTTGATAGTAATGGATCCGCGACTTTTACTGGTTTTGTTACAGCTCCAAAGTTAATAGCCTCAGATGTGACTTTCGGCAATGGTACGATAAATACTGCAGAGATAGAAGATGAGGGAATTACGAGTTCAAAGTTGTCTTCGGCTTCAGTTACTAGTGATAAGTTGGCATCTAATGCTGTAACTACAACAAAGATTGTTGATGGTTCAGTGGTTAGTTCAAAGTTATTTGATGGATCTGTGACGAGTTCGAAGATTGGAGATGGTCAGATTACGTCGGTCAAATTATCAAGTATGAATGCGAATACGGATGATTATTTGAAGTGGGATGGATCGGTATGGGTACCGAGTGGTTTTGGAGGTGTGTTGAATTATCAAGGTACGTGGAGTGCACAGAGTAATGTTCCCTCAGTGAGTGATGCCAATGGATCGGAAGGTGATTTTTATGTTGTATCTACTGAAGGAGCCCAAGATTTTGGTTCAGGACCACAGGATTTTTCTGCAGGTGATTGGATTCTATATGATGGAAGTAAGTGGGACAGGGTAAATAATTCGAATGAAGTGAATACTGTATTTGGGCGGAAGGGAGTGATTACTGCACAATTGGGTGATTATACGTGGAGTCAAATTGATAAAACGACCTCTTTCCTATCTGATTTAAGTGAGGTTTTGATTTCTACACCCAATGCTGGTCATGTTTTATTAGGAAATGGAAGTCAGTGGGTAAGCAGTCCATTGCAAGGAGATGTCTTAATTGATGAAAATGGAAATACAACTATTGACAACCAACGTATTACTTATAATAAGTTACAGGGTGCTTCTGGTACTACAGGTACAATTTTAATGTGGTCAGGAGTGTCATGGGAAGAGGTGAATTTAAGTACATTGGTTGCAGATGAGATTCAAGATCCGACTTTGAGCTCTGCAAATTTATTGGGATTGACCAAGACGAGTGTTACGGTTGATTTGAGTAGGTATCTGGATAATACAGATTCTCAAGATTTAAGCTTGACCGATAATAGTTTAAGCTTGACAAATGATATAACAAGTGTAGATTTAAGTAAATATCTAGATGATACAGATAATCAAAATCTAGAGCTTAATGGAACGGTGTTATCGATCGAGGATGGTAACAGTATTGATTTTTTTAATCTAGCTCAGTCTGTAGTTCAGGATCTTTCTATAACAGGTAATGTGCTGTCTTTAACACAGGATGATTCTACGGTGGATTTAGGTAAATATTTAGATAATACTGATGCTCAGACGCTGTCATTAAATAGTAGTAATGAGCTTAAGATTTCAAATACAAGCTCTTTAGTTGATTTGAGTAAATATTTAGATAATACAGATAATCAAGATTTGGCATTAACAGGTAATATCTTATCGATAAGTGGAGGAACAAATACGGTTGACTTGTCTACCATTGTTACAGGAGACAATCAAGATTTGACATTGAGTGGTGATGAGTTGAGTTTAACTAATGATCCTAGTCCAATAAGCTTAAGTCCTTATCGTCAGAGTTTGAGTTTGAATGGTAGTGTTGTTGAGATTAGTGAAGGAACTGGAGTGGATATCAGTAGTTTGTTGGATCTAAGTTTGAGTGGTAATAGTTTAGGTATTTCAGGAAGTAGTACTACTGTAGATTTATCGCCACTTCGAGATAATCTAGGGGATCACCAAGCTACCGAGAAGTTAAAGTTGGGTTCAAATAAGATTGGTTATGGTGTTGAAGATAAAGGATTGAGTTTTGATAGTAATGGTAATGCTGTGTTTACAGGAGTTGTCACAGTTCCAGAGTTAGTTGCAACGGATGTTAATTTAGGAACAGGAACTGTCGGGACAAGTGAATTGGCTAACGGATCGGTTACGCCAGAAAAGATAAATACTTTATTAAGTGGCGAGTTGATCATCGGAACAAGCTCAGGTAATGCTACAGTTTCTATCGGAGGTGATGCTACATTAAATAGTAATGGTGATTTAACGATCAAAGATAATGTGATTACGAGCCAAAAAATATCTGATGGATCTGTTGTGTCATCCGATATTGCGGATTTGTCTATTCAAACGATTGATATTTCTGATGGTGCAATATCAGAGGGTAAGTTAAAGGACGGTTCAGTGACTAGTGGTAAATTGATGAATGGTGCTGTTACGACCTTGAAATTAGCCGATGGTAGTGTGGATGGGACGAAGCTTTCATCGATGTCTGCAAATACCGATGAGGTTTTACAATGGAATGGAAGCCGTTGGGACCCAGCCCCGATAACAGGAACATTAGATTATCAAGGTGTCTGGGACCCTAGTACGAATACCCCAACTTTAAGTAGTGGTGACACTGGTATTTCAGGGAAGTATTATGTCTCATCACAGAATGGTACTGTTAATTTGGGCAGTGGTAATGTTGATTTTAATTCAGGCGATGTTGTTTTAGGTACCACTTCAGGTTGGCGTAAGATAAGTAATACGAATAATGTTATTTCTGTTTTTGGTCGAACAGGGGTAATTACCGCCGAATCGGGAGACTATACATGGAATCAGATTGATAAAAGTGTTTCCAATTTAGATGATATTTCAGATGTCAGTAGTTCGGATAGGACCGGAGGTAATATCTTAATTTCTAATGGCAGTAGTTGGGTAAGTAAATCGTTAAGTGGAGCCGTAAGTGTAACTAGTAGTGGAGTGGTTAGTTTGAGTTCTGGTTCTGTTTTGAACAGTCATCTAGGATCGGGATCTGTTGATGCGGATAAGGTTTTGGATCACAGTTTAACTTATACAAAATTACAAAATGCCACAGGTGTTTCACGAACTGTATTGGTTTGGAATGGTTCTCGTTGGGAAGAGGAATTTATAGAGAATATTGAAGGGGATGCCGATCCACAAAATGAGTTGCAGAACTTGAATTTAACAGGTAATGATTTGTCGTTGTCGTTGAATGGATCCACGATAAATTTGGGTAAATATTTAGATAACACAGATCAACAGTCATTGAGTTTGGTGGGAACACAGCTTTCGATATCTAATGGAAATAATGTTGATTTGAGTGGATTTGCAAGTACGGATAGTCAGGAGTTGGGATTGACAGGGAATACCTTGACGTTAACTCGTTCGGCGACTTCCGCCGATTTGAGCAAGTATGCGCAGACGTTGACTTTCAGTTCATCGACCAATAGTTTAAATATCAGTAATGGTAATAGTGTTGATCTATCTGTTTATTTAGATAATACGGATAATCAAGACTTATCATTGGTTGGTAACACCTTGAGTTTGACAAGTGACGCTACGACCGTTGATTTGTCTGGATATTTGGATAATACGGATGAGCAGCGGTTGTCTATATCAGGTCATGATTTAAGTATCACTGGAGGAAATACGATTGATTTGTCCTCATCAGATAGTCAGGATTTGAGTCTGTCTACGGATGTTTTGAGTTTGAGCAATGATGCAACCCCAGTTGATTTATCACCATATCGTCAAAGTTTGAGTTTAACCTCTAGTAGTTTGGCTATAAGTGGAGGTAACAGTATTGATATAAGTAGTATTAATACGGATGCGCAAACCTTAAGTTTTTCAGGCAGTAGTTTAAGTATCTTAAATGGAAATAGTGTTGACTTGTCAGGCTTGAAAGATAATTTAGGAAGTCATGAGGCAACACAGAATATTGATTTGGGTTCTCATTGGTTAAGTCATGATGGTACGGATAAGGGTTTGTCTATAGGTACATTAGGAGATATTACTATAAATAAGAAGTTGACTGTTGACGAGCTGTTAACTGCGAATTCAGATGTAAGTGTTTCTGGAGATCTTTCGGTTGGAACAGGAAGTAGTGAGTCCTCGGCAGTATTGAATATTTCAAGTAGTAGCAAAGGTATATTGATTCCACGTATGACTGGAACCCAGCGAGATGTAATCGCAGGCCCAGCAACGGGATTGATGATTTACAATACTTCTACCAATATGTATAATTTCTATAATGGCGTTTCATGGCAAGAAATAGGAGGAGATGATAATCTGGGAGATCATACTGCGACCCAAAATATCGCCTTGAATGGAAATGTTTTGAGTAATGATGGAGATAGCGAAGGTTTAAGTGTCGATAATAGTGGTCATGTCACTTTTAGTGGAAACACTACGCATGGTGGTTCTGTATTATTAGGAAGTGGTAGTGTTGATCCATCAGCTATTTTTGAAATTAAGAGTACGACAAAAGGAGCTTTGTTACCACGTATGACGACAACTGAGCGCGAGGCTATTGGTTCACCTGCCAAAGGATTGTTGGTTTTTGATACGACGATCAATTCGTTATTTACATATAATGGAACCAAGTGGGTTTCAGCAGAGGCAAGTGCTAATACCTGGAATGTGGCAGGAAATACAACTGTTGATGAGACAACCGATTTTATAGGTTCAGTGAATGCGGCAGATGTAGTGATTAAGAGCCAGAATGCAGAGGTGGTAAGAGTAACCAAGGATAGTCGCGTAGGAATTGGTACTGTAGGTAGTAGTGTCGAGACATCGGCCAAGTTAGAGGTTAAAAGTACGAATCAAGGTTTCTTGCCTCCGCGTATGACGACTGCACAGCGAACATCGATAGTGAACCCTGCAATTGGTTTGGTGGTGTTTGATACGAATAAGGGTAACCTGTTTATGTATACTGGTATTTGGACAGAAATAGGGGTTCCTATTGGTTCTATTCAACCATTTATGGGGACAGTCATTCCTGATGGATGGATGTTATGTGATGGTTCTCCCTTTAGTGCAACAACATATCCCCAATTGCAGAGTGTATTAGGAAGTACTAATTTGCCTGATTTGAGGGGAGTGTTCTTAAGAGGTTTAGATAATGGCAAAGGGTATGATAGTGGTCGTGCCATTAATACTTATCAGAGTGATACCAATAAGAGTCACACTCACTCTGGTAGTGCGAATTCTGCAGGAAACCATAATCACTCAGGTACTACCGATTCTGGTGGAAATCACCGTCATGCAATGGGGAACTCTTATACACAAAGTGGAGGAGGGTATCCTCATGAAGCCGGTAATACTCGTAATGAGAATACTTATACAGATTATGCAGGTGCTCATACGCATTCCTTTTCAACA
- a CDS encoding cobyrinate a,c-diamide synthase has translation MASSFVIAAPHSGSGKTTVTLGLLRAFKNMGKRVQPFKVGPDYLDTTHHTNAAKQTSFNLDLFMSDEDHVKQLFYQKSQGADVSITEGVMGLFDGAKKMQGSTAAVAELLNQPVVLIMSGKAMAYSAAPLLYGLKNFYKNINVVGVIFNFVKTASHYQFLKEAAIDAGVTPLGYIPPNDDIKISSRHLGLSIDEKSNFEAIIENAAAHISVHIDLSLLLEKTTSAEPKQGVVVESASTSGKSKQVIAVARDEAFNFIYPANIAHLEQHYDVCYFSPLKDKTVPEADALYIAGGYPEMYLEGLSQNHEMKRAIKSFADQGGRVFAECGGMMYLGQNILDKQGASYPMCGIYDYDTTMENMKLHLGYRDVTIGEDKIKGHEFHYSHCIEHQDIPKVGQVKTARGKEIDTPIYKYKNCYATYIHMYWAHLEHFFAFTAL, from the coding sequence CACTGTCACTCTAGGACTATTGAGAGCATTTAAAAATATGGGAAAGAGGGTGCAGCCCTTTAAAGTAGGTCCAGACTACTTAGATACCACCCATCATACCAACGCAGCCAAGCAAACGAGCTTTAACCTCGACCTGTTTATGTCCGACGAGGATCATGTAAAACAACTCTTTTATCAAAAGAGTCAAGGTGCAGATGTTTCCATTACCGAAGGAGTAATGGGACTCTTTGATGGCGCGAAAAAGATGCAAGGAAGCACCGCAGCAGTTGCTGAACTCTTGAATCAACCCGTTGTGCTCATTATGTCGGGAAAGGCTATGGCTTACTCTGCTGCCCCTCTACTTTATGGTTTAAAGAATTTCTATAAGAACATCAATGTAGTGGGGGTGATCTTTAACTTTGTGAAGACAGCAAGTCACTATCAATTTTTGAAAGAAGCAGCTATTGATGCAGGGGTCACTCCTTTGGGGTATATCCCGCCTAATGATGATATCAAAATATCATCAAGACATCTTGGACTGTCTATTGATGAGAAGAGCAATTTTGAGGCGATTATTGAGAATGCTGCTGCGCATATTTCTGTACATATTGACTTATCTCTATTGTTGGAAAAAACGACATCTGCGGAACCGAAACAAGGAGTGGTTGTTGAGTCCGCTTCTACATCCGGAAAATCAAAACAGGTGATTGCTGTGGCACGAGATGAAGCGTTTAATTTTATCTACCCTGCCAATATCGCCCATCTAGAGCAGCATTACGATGTATGCTACTTTAGCCCATTAAAAGATAAGACAGTTCCAGAGGCCGATGCACTTTATATTGCTGGAGGTTATCCTGAAATGTATTTAGAAGGTCTCTCTCAAAATCATGAGATGAAGAGAGCTATCAAGAGCTTTGCAGATCAAGGAGGACGAGTTTTTGCTGAATGTGGAGGTATGATGTATCTAGGACAAAATATCCTTGATAAACAGGGGGCATCTTATCCGATGTGTGGTATTTATGATTACGACACGACCATGGAAAATATGAAATTACATTTAGGATATCGCGATGTAACTATTGGCGAAGACAAAATCAAAGGTCATGAGTTTCACTATTCTCACTGTATAGAGCATCAGGATATACCTAAAGTAGGCCAAGTTAAAACTGCTAGAGGTAAGGAGATTGATACCCCAATATATAAATATAAGAACTGTTATGCGACCTATATTCACATGTACTGGGCCCACCTAGAACATTTCTTTGCATTTACTGCACTTTAA